In a genomic window of Nomascus leucogenys isolate Asia chromosome 4, Asia_NLE_v1, whole genome shotgun sequence:
- the APLNR gene encoding apelin receptor, which produces MEEGGDFDNYYGADNQSECEYTDWKSSGALIPAIYMLVFLLGTTGNGLVLWTVFRSSREKRRSADIFIASLAVADLTFVVTLPLWATYTYRDYDWPFGTFLCKLSSYLIFVNMYASVFCLTGLSFDRYLAIVRPVANARLRLRVSGAVATAVLWVLAALLAMPVMVLRTTGDLENTTKVQCYMDYSMVATVSSEWAWEVGLGVSSTTVGFVVPFTIMLTCYFFIAQTIAGHFRKERIEGLRKRRRLLSIIVVLVVTFALCWMPYHLVKTLYMLGSLLHWPCDFDLFLMNIFPYCTCISYVNSCLNPFLYAFFDPRFRQACTSMLCCGQSRCAGTSHSSSGEKSASYSSGHSQGPGPNMGKGGEQMHEKSIPYSQETLVVD; this is translated from the coding sequence ATGGAGGAAGGTGGTGATTTTGACAACTACTATGGGGCAGACAACCAGTCTGAGTGTGAGTACACAGACTGGAAATCCTCGGGGGCCCTCATCCCTGCCATCTACATGTTGGTCTTCCTCCTCGGCACCACGGGCAACGGTCTGGTGCTCTGGACCGTGTTTCGGAGCAGCCGGGAGAAGAGGCGCTCAGCTGATATCTTCATTGCTAGCCTGGCGGTGGCTGACCTGACCTTCGTGGTGACGCTGCCCCTGTGGGCTACCTACACCTACCGGGACTATGACTGGCCCTTTGGGACCTTCCTCTGCAAGCTCAGCAGCTACCTCATCTTCGTCAACATGTACGCCAGCGTCTTCTGCCTCACCGGCCTCAGCTTCGACCGCTACCTGGCCATCGTGAGGCCAGTGGCCAATGCTCGGCTGAGGCTGCGGGTCAGCGGGGCCGTGGCCACGGCGGTTCTGTGGGTGCTGGCCGCCCTCCTGGCCATGCCTGTCATGGTGTTACGCACCACCGGGGACCTGGAGAACACGACCAAGGTGCAGTGCTACATGGACTACTCCATGGTAGCCACTGTGAGCTCAGAgtgggcctgggaggtgggccTGGGGGTCTCGTCCACCACCGTGGGCTTTGTGGTGCCCTTCACCATCATGCTGACCTGTTACTTCTTCATCGCCCAAACCATCGCTGGCCACTTCCGCAAGGAGCGCATCGAGGGCCTGCGGAAACGGCGCCGGCTACTCAGCATCATCGTGGTGCTGGTGGTGACCTTTGCCCTGTGCTGGATGCCCTACCACCTGGTGAAGACGCTGTACATGCTGGGCAGCCTGCTGCACTGGCCCTGTGACTTTGACCTCTTCCTCATGAACATCTTCCCCTACTGCACCTGCATCAGCTACGTCAACAGCTGCCTCAACCCCTTCCTCTATGCCTTCTTTGACCCCCGCTTCCGCCAGGCCTGCACCTCCATGCTCTGCTGTGGCCAGAGCAGGTGCGCGGGCACCTCCCACAGCAGCAGTGGGGAGAAGTCAGCCAGCTACTCTTCGGGGCACAGCCAGGGGCCTGGCCCCAACATGGGCAAGGGTGGAGAACAGATGCACGAGAAATCCATCCCCTACAGCCAGGAGACCCTTGTGGTTGACTAG